Genomic window (Granulicella arctica):
GTCGCATACTACTGGCAGCGCGAGGACTTAGAGAGAGCGGCGAGCCTGCTTGCGGAGCGCCAGGCGGCTGGTTCCCATCTCGTGCTTGTCCACTTCACTGCTCCTGTGCCGGATTATCCGTTGACCGGTGACGAGGTGCATGACGCCTGGCTTGCACGATCGGAATGGGTGGGGGTGCGGCAGGAGCGGCGTGCAGGCTATCGGCTTGATGTACTCGAGCGCCGAAGCTAGCTTGCTGCTGCGCTTTCCGTAAAGGAAGGAACAACAGATGGCTTAACTGCGTAATCGCTCTGCGCTGCGCGCGCGCACTCAATGGCAGCTTTCAGGCTGCGCACAACTGAAGTAATTTCTCCATCGCGCTTACCCCGGAACGTAGTCTCGATCAGGGCATTGCAATCAATCTCTTCCAGGAATCGTGCAGTTGAGGTCCGCTCTCGATGGGCGGCGATGACGCGGTTCTGCCATGCTTCTGGATACGCCGTGACATCGGGCCGCCGATCCTGACCACACATGCTGCGAAGGTATTTCATGGAGCTGAACCGATGAGTCAGCCAAGCGGCTGAGGGGACGCGATGTCGTTCGCCGTGGTCGCTCATGTTTTGCCAGCACCGCAGTTGCTGCGAAAGTCCGATCTCAACACGGCCTTCCATGCGGGACGATGTGTAGACGACGACATCAGGGTCGTGACGGAGCCGAGCATCAACGCGGCGAAGCGCGTCTACGAAGGCGACATCCTCAAGAGGCTGGACCGGTGGCATGCCGCCGGCACGGGCGTAGATCTCTGGCGTGCATGCGAGCGAGGCGCCGAAGTGTTGCAGATGACGCGGCCACGGATCACCATGTTGCGGATCGAGGATCGCCTCCAGTTCAGCGACTAGCTGCTGGTACTTCCGATCGAGCAGGTACGCTCGTCTCGCTCCGTCTGGCAGGGACTCGACATCGCCGGATTTCAGGTGAATGGCTCCCCCGACTGCGTCTGCGCCACGCTCGAGAGCTCGCAGATTTCGAACGATCCAATCCGGGGCGACGAGGGTGTCTGAATCCGTGGACAGAATGGCATTGACCTTATGAAGGGTACCTCTAAGCCGGTGCCAGGCAGTATCCATCAGGAGTCTGCGTGCTGTGCCGACGTGAGCGATTTCAGGTGAAAGTGTCCTCTCACAAATGTGTAGCGCGATCTGGGGATGAGCCTGTTGCCATTGCCTGGC
Coding sequences:
- a CDS encoding glycosyltransferase — encoded protein: MAFHPGPPLSDDTSHPKCRVSVIVPARNEEQSLPTALNAMAAQVDTAGVQLSADTFEILLLLNNCTDGSALVARQWQQAHPQIALHICERTLSPEIAHVGTARRLLMDTAWHRLRGTLHKVNAILSTDSDTLVAPDWIVRNLRALERGADAVGGAIHLKSGDVESLPDGARRAYLLDRKYQQLVAELEAILDPQHGDPWPRHLQHFGASLACTPEIYARAGGMPPVQPLEDVAFVDALRRVDARLRHDPDVVVYTSSRMEGRVEIGLSQQLRCWQNMSDHGERHRVPSAAWLTHRFSSMKYLRSMCGQDRRPDVTAYPEAWQNRVIAAHRERTSTARFLEEIDCNALIETTFRGKRDGEITSVVRSLKAAIECARAAQSDYAVKPSVVPSFTESAAAS